The following nucleotide sequence is from Candidatus Hydrogenedentota bacterium.
TACGTCATCAAGCTCACCGGTATGCCGGTCGATGGTTCCCTGCGCGGCAAGGAGCTGATTGTGCGCACAAACTCGCCGGACGCGCCGGAACTCCGGATCCCGTTTCTGATCCGGCCCGAGCGCCCCGCGTCTTCGGCCCGGATTCCCGCGCGGGTACCGGCCAGCCAGGCCACGCCGCCCGCGCGCCCGGTCCGGCCGGTGGCCCCGGCGCAATAGGGCGCGGGCCACACCCGGGAAGTGCGTGCGGGCGCCGGCGCGAGGCCGTGGCGGGCCGCGGATTGCCGGTCAGATCAGGAGACAGGAATGAATCGAGTGCGTCTTGTTTGGGCAGCTTGCCTCGCCCTGGCAATGACGGGTCTGTCTTGCGTTACTCCGGCGAACAGCGCGGACACGGCGCGCAAGGCCCGGCCCCGGACGCACTTGGATCGCTACGTGCACGCCCCGGACGATGCCTATACGTATACCCTCGCGCGGGAAATGTACGAGAGCGGCGTCGCGCTATATGTCCTCGACCTCACGTCGCAGGTATGGCGCAGCCCCCACGAGGTTGATCAGACCCGCTGGCGGCACTGGCTCAGCATCTACGTGCCCGATCGTGTTTCCCACGAATCCGCCATGCTCTATATCGGGAGCGGCGACACCGGCGACCCGCCTCCGGACCGGATGTCGCGCGAGTTCTCGCAAATCGCCCGCACCACGGAGTCCGTCGTCGCTTATCTCGGGATGGTGCCGAACCAGCCCCTGGTGTTTGCGGGGGACGGCCTCTCCCGCACCGAGGACAGCCTCATCGCGTACACCTGGGACAAGTTCCTGCGGACCGGCGACGAGAACTGGCCTCTCCGCAACCCCATGACCAAGAGCGCGGTGCGCGCCATGGACGCCATCCAGGAGTTTTGCGCGTCCGAACTGGCCGGGGCCCATCCCATCCGCGATTTCGTGGTCACCGGCGCCTCCAAGCGGGGCTGGACCACCTGGCTCACGGCGGCCGTGGACGCGCGTGTCCGCGCCATCGCCCCGCTCGTCATCGACATGCTAAACGTCAAAGCCTCGTTCCGCCACCACTGGGAAGCCTATGGTTCGTGGGCTCCCGCCGTGGGCGACTACGAGGCCATGGGCCTTATGGAGTGGATCGGCGCGCCCGAATACGATCGGCTGCTCGAACTCGTGGAGCCCTACAGCTACGCGGACCGCTACACGATGCCCAAACTCATCGTGAACTCTTGCGGCGACCAGTTTTTCCTGCCCGACTCCTCCCAGTTTTACTGGGATGACCTCCCGGGCGAAAAATACCTCCGCTATGTTCCGAACACCGGCCACGAACTGGAGGATTCGGACGCGATATTCACACTGCTTGCGTTCTATCACAGCATCATCGCGGGCATCCCGCTGCCGCAGTACGCCTGGGATTATGGCGACGGCCACACCCTGACCGTAACCACCTCGGAGGAGCCCGTCGAGGTCCGGTTCTGGACCGCCACCAACCCCGCCACCCGCGATTTCCGGATTGACGTCGTGGGCAAGATTTGGGAAAGCGAAGAAGTGGAACCGGGGCCTGGCGGCGTGTACACCGCCCGCCTGCGGACGCCGCCGCACGGCTGGACCGCTCAGATGATGGAACTGACCTTTGAAGGCCCCGCGGGAACGCCGCTCACCTTCACCACGCCGGTGACGGTCCTGCCGGAACGGAAGCCCTTTACCTACATGCTGCCCGTGATCCGGCCCCGCGGGTTCCTCTCCCGCTGAAACCGGCCTAGACGTGCGGCGCGTTGCGCTCCTGCAGCGCCTGCACGGCCTTCTTCACGTCTTCCGTCCGGTCCTTCGGCACGACCAGCACCGCGTCTTTCGTGGCCACAACCACCACGTCCGCCATCCCCACGACCGCGACGGACCGCGCCTCCGCCCCCTCGTCGTTGTACACAATGCAGCCGTCGCAATCGATCAGGACCGGAGCGCCCTGGCTGACGTTCCCCCGCGCGTCCGGCGTCCGGGAACGCTCCAGAGCCGACCAGGCGCCGATGTCGTCCCACGGAAACGTCGCGTTGACCATCACCACCTTTTTCGCCTTTTCCATCAGCGCGTAGTCAATTGATTCACTTTTCAACCCTTCGAAGACCCGGCGCACGGCCGCGCCATCGCCCGCCCGCATCGCATCGCGCATTTCGCGGATGGCGAAGGCGAATGCCGGGTTGGCGGCCTCAAACTCTCTTACGAACACCCCGATGCGCCAGAAGAACATCCCGCTGTTCCAGAAATAGTCTCCGGTCGCGACGTATTCTTCGGCCACTTCGAGCGGCGGCTTCTCGCGAAATCCGGCCACCGCGTGCGCTTGAGGAACGCCGGTATCGGCCGCTAGCCCCGTCTCGCGGACCGCGTGCACGTACCCGAAGCCCGTCGCGGGGCGCGTGGGCGGAATGCCGATCGTGCCCAGGGCGGGCTCCGCCTCCACCACGTCCAAGATCTTTGCCAGCGTCGCCGTAAAGGCGTCGTTGTCCCCGATGCGGTGATCCGCCGTCACCACGGCCATCGTGAGGTTGTCACCGTCGCCGCCATAACGGGCCAGCATACGCGCCGCCGCGTAGCACAGGCAGCCCGCCGTGTTTCGCCGGCAGGGCTCCGCAATCACGTTCTCGTCCGGAATGCCCACGTTCGCCGCCCGGATCGCATCCACCAGCTCTTCGCTCGTCTGCACATAAATGTGCTCCGGCGCCACCAGCGGGCGGAGGCGGTTGACGGACTCATGCAGCATCGTCTCGGTCGGGCTGGTCAGCCGAAGCAACTGCTTCGGATGCAGGCGCCGCGATACCGGCCAGAACCGCTCCCCCGCCCCCCCGGCCATAATGACGCCAATGCGCTGGTTTTTCTCGGATGCGCTCAACACGTGCTCCTTTCTCGCCGTTCACCAGCCGGAACCGCCCGGCCCTGCATGCGCCGCATTGTATACACTCGCACCCGCCAAAGGGTAGCCGCCGCGCATGGCAACCGCAATTGGAGAACTTTAGCGGTCTGAAGTGCGGAACAGTATGTGTTTTTGCTAATGGAGCCGGTGTGCATCACACGCAGCTTCTGATGTAACGGTAGCATATCCAGAACGCTGTCTTGCGCCTGCGGCCCAATTTGCCGGCGGGCCGCCGGCGCTCCATAGCTCTCTTGCGCCGCTGGCGCAATCTGCCGGCGGGCCGCCGGCGCTCCAACACGCTCACTTTCTTTGATTCAACGCTCCAAATCGACTCCAGTTATCGCGCATATGTCGCGATCGGGTCTAATCGCGATTGCCCTGGTAGCCGCCATCGCGCGCTTGCCAATTTCCCGAGGCTCCTGCTACGATCCCGCGTTGTCCCGCGCGCGTGCGGCGCGGGTCGCTCCTGTCCAGCCCACAACCGCATCTCGCCCGCACGTCGCTCGAGGGGCCCCCGTGAATCCCGACATCCGAAACCTGTTTCTCCTGCTGCTTTACGCCGCCGGTCTCTTCAGCCTGAACGCCGGCGGCTACGACTTGTGGCCGCCCGACGAACCGCGCTACGCCGAAATTGCCCGCGAAATGTACGAGTCCGGCGACTACCTCGTCCCGCGCGTGAACGGCGACCTTTACTACGAAAAACCGCCGCTCCTTTTCTGGTCCATTGCCGCCTTCAACCATCTCCTCGGCGGACCCGGTGAATGGAGTGCGCGCCTGCCCTCGATTCTGAGCGCGCTCTATGTCGTCGCGCTTGTCTTCCTGCTCGCACGCCGCATGTTCAACGCCCAGGTCGCGTTCTGGGCCGCCCTCGTGCTCATTACCTGCTTCCGTTTCTGGTACCAGGCGCGGCGGGGCCAGATCGACATCATGCTGACCGCCTGTATGATCACGTCGCTTTACGCCTTCTGGCGTTGGGACAGCGAGCGACGCGGCGCCTGGCTCGCAACGGCCTATGCCGCCATCGGCGCCGGCATGCTGGCCAAGGGACCGCCCGCGCTCGTCTTCCCGCTCCTCTTTCTCTTCGCCTTCTACTGGAGGCAGCCGGA
It contains:
- a CDS encoding mannose-1-phosphate guanylyltransferase, whose translation is MAGGAGERFWPVSRRLHPKQLLRLTSPTETMLHESVNRLRPLVAPEHIYVQTSEELVDAIRAANVGIPDENVIAEPCRRNTAGCLCYAAARMLARYGGDGDNLTMAVVTADHRIGDNDAFTATLAKILDVVEAEPALGTIGIPPTRPATGFGYVHAVRETGLAADTGVPQAHAVAGFREKPPLEVAEEYVATGDYFWNSGMFFWRIGVFVREFEAANPAFAFAIREMRDAMRAGDGAAVRRVFEGLKSESIDYALMEKAKKVVMVNATFPWDDIGAWSALERSRTPDARGNVSQGAPVLIDCDGCIVYNDEGAEARSVAVVGMADVVVVATKDAVLVVPKDRTEDVKKAVQALQERNAPHV
- a CDS encoding PhoPQ-activated pathogenicity-related family protein, with product MNRVRLVWAACLALAMTGLSCVTPANSADTARKARPRTHLDRYVHAPDDAYTYTLAREMYESGVALYVLDLTSQVWRSPHEVDQTRWRHWLSIYVPDRVSHESAMLYIGSGDTGDPPPDRMSREFSQIARTTESVVAYLGMVPNQPLVFAGDGLSRTEDSLIAYTWDKFLRTGDENWPLRNPMTKSAVRAMDAIQEFCASELAGAHPIRDFVVTGASKRGWTTWLTAAVDARVRAIAPLVIDMLNVKASFRHHWEAYGSWAPAVGDYEAMGLMEWIGAPEYDRLLELVEPYSYADRYTMPKLIVNSCGDQFFLPDSSQFYWDDLPGEKYLRYVPNTGHELEDSDAIFTLLAFYHSIIAGIPLPQYAWDYGDGHTLTVTTSEEPVEVRFWTATNPATRDFRIDVVGKIWESEEVEPGPGGVYTARLRTPPHGWTAQMMELTFEGPAGTPLTFTTPVTVLPERKPFTYMLPVIRPRGFLSR